A single Malaclemys terrapin pileata isolate rMalTer1 chromosome 3, rMalTer1.hap1, whole genome shotgun sequence DNA region contains:
- the SF3B5 gene encoding splicing factor 3B subunit 5: protein MTDRYTIHSQLEHLQSKYIGTGHADTTKWEWLVNQHRDSYCSYMGHFDLLNYFAIAENESKARVRFNLMEKMLQPCGPPADKPEES, encoded by the coding sequence ATGACGGATCGTTACACCATCCACAGCCAGCTGGAGCACCTGCAGTCCAAGTACATCGGCACGGGCCACGCGGACACCACCAAGTGGGAGTGGCTGGTGAACCAGCACCGCGACTCGTACTGCTCCTACATGGGCCACTTCGACCTGCTCAACTACTTCGCCATTGCTGAGAACGAGAGCAAGGCGCGCGTGCGCTTCAACCTCATGGAGAAGATGCTGCAGCCCTGCGGGCCGCCCGCCGACAAGCCCGAGgagtcctag